A stretch of the Myxococcales bacterium genome encodes the following:
- the fsa gene encoding fructose-6-phosphate aldolase, giving the protein MKFFLDTADIQEIKQGVEMGLVDGVTTNPSLIAKTGKSFEEVAPEITRLVSGPISLEVIAEDAKGMIAEARELAKLAANVVVKIPMTEEGIKAVRVLCDEGIRSNVTLIFSASQALIAAKAGAAYVSPFVGRLDDVSEVGMDLIEKIKIIFDNYGYDTEIIVASIRHPLHVVDAALAGADIATVPLKVLKQMFTHPLTDLGIAKFQADFRKIPKR; this is encoded by the coding sequence ATGAAATTTTTCCTCGATACCGCCGACATCCAGGAGATCAAGCAAGGCGTCGAGATGGGTCTCGTCGACGGCGTGACCACCAATCCGTCGCTGATCGCGAAGACCGGCAAGAGTTTCGAGGAAGTGGCGCCCGAGATCACGCGGCTCGTCTCCGGGCCGATCAGCCTTGAGGTCATCGCCGAGGACGCCAAGGGCATGATCGCCGAGGCCCGTGAGCTTGCCAAACTGGCCGCGAACGTCGTGGTTAAAATCCCGATGACCGAGGAAGGCATCAAGGCGGTCCGGGTTTTGTGCGACGAAGGCATCCGCAGCAACGTCACCCTGATCTTTTCGGCCAGCCAGGCGTTGATCGCCGCCAAGGCGGGCGCGGCCTACGTCAGCCCGTTCGTCGGCCGGCTCGACGACGTCAGCGAAGTCGGCATGGACCTGATCGAAAAGATCAAGATCATTTTCGACAACTACGGCTACGATACCGAAATCATCGTGGCCAGCATCCGCCATCCGTTGCACGTGGTGGATGCCGCGCTGGCCGGCGCGGATATCGCGACCGTGCCGTTGAAGGTGCTCAAACAAATGTTTACCCATCCTCTCACCGACCTGGGGATCGCGAAGTTCCAAGCGGACTTCCGTAAAATCCCCAAACGGTGA